In Ficedula albicollis isolate OC2 chromosome 19, FicAlb1.5, whole genome shotgun sequence, one DNA window encodes the following:
- the FAM222B gene encoding protein FAM222B isoform X2 has translation MKGDTTQKMRSAQYPTPAELDAYAKKVANNPLTIKIFPNSVKVPQRKHIRRTVNGLDTSGQRYSPYPSQATTKTGLLAIVKSPAKGIIKDFDGTRARLLPEAMMNPPSTPYVAPSTLPHPQALARQQALQHAQTLPHPQSIPQHPQGIPQQPSLPHPQGIPQALPHPQSMQQPQGLQHPQSMAHQSLQHAPNPLLQPGLHGGRKMPDADAPPNVTVSTSTIPLSMAATLQQNQPPDLSSIVHQINQFCQARAGISTTSVCEGQIANPSPISRNLLINASTRVSTHNVPTPMPSCVVNPVDHTAAAIPPASVNVPMVNINRVPPAYQNEIKSVAWNQHQLAHLQQMCGDAAGPAGLAGKHPQREIAGQSFPGKTSNYPQELCMSQSFSLKPPIEKPTPSPPMNGLQGPLPYTNGHYFQPLWNNILPTPNSDSSGSQDLAMPFHGGQPAGAPLDCAGGTHFRAGAGPSSQNNVMQTMDYLSGDFQQSCFRDQSMAVLGKVHRPPMNRAPEPTDSRNLHIQHPGYR, from the exons ATGAAAG ggGACACTACACAGAAAATGAGATCTGCACAGTATCCTACCCCAGCAGAATTGGATGCTTATGCTAAGAAGGTCGCCAACAATCCACTGACTATAAAAATCTTTCCGAACAGCGTCAAGGTTCCCCAGAGGAAACACATACGCCGTACTGTGAACGGACTCGATACTTCGGGCCAGAGGTACAGCCCCTACCCATCTCAGGCCACCACGAAAACGGGCCTGCTGGCCATAGTCAAATCCCCAGCGAAAGGAATCATCAAGGACTTTGACGGGACGCGGGCGCGCCTGCTGCCGGAGGCGATGATGAACCCCCCCTCCACGCCCTACGTTGCACCAAGCACTTTACCCCACCCGCAGGCGCTCGCTCGCCAGCAGGCTCTCCAGCATGCACAGACTTTGCCGCACCCCCAGAGCATCCCGCAGCACCCTCAGGGTATTCCACAGCAACCCAGCTTACCGCACCCTCAGGGGATCCCGCAGGCGCTGCCGCACCCGCAGAGCATGCAGCAGCCGCAGGGCTTGCAGCACCCTCAGAGCATGGCAcaccagagcctgcagcacGCCCCCAACCCGCTGCTGCAGCCGGGTTTACATGGAGGCAGAAAGATGCCGGATGCAGACGCGCCGCCGAATGTGACCGTGTCTACCTCAACCATTCCCCTCTCTATGGCTGCCACCCTGCAGCAGAACCAGCCGCCCGACCTGAGCAGCATTGTGCACCAGATTAACCAGTTCTGCCAGGCCAGAGCTGGCATTAGCACTACCTCAGTGTGTGAGGGACAGATTGCAAACCCCAGCCCTATAAGTCGCAACCTGCTTATCAATGCAAGTACCAGGGTATCTACTCACAATGTCCCTACACCCATGCCTTCCTGTGTAGTAAACCCTGTCGACCATACTGCTGCTGCTattcctcctgcctctgttAATGTGCCCATGGTCAATATTAACAGGGTGCCACCCGCCTACCAGAACGAAATCAAATCGGTTGCGTGGAACCAGCACCAGCTTGCACATCTGCAGCAAATGtgtggggatgctgctgggccTGCTGGACTCGCAGGGAAGCACCCTCAGAGAGAGATTGCAGGGCAGAGTTTCCCTGGCAAAACCTCCAACTACCCTCAAGAACTGTGCATGAGCCAGTCCTTCAGCTTGAAGCCCCCCATCGAGAAGCCTACGCCTTCTCCGCCTATGAATGGGTTGCAGGGACCTTTGCCATACACCAATGGGCACtatttccagcccctctggaatAACATTCTGCCCACGCCCAACAGTGACAGCTCTGGGTCCCAGGACCTCGCCATGCCTTTCCACGGGGGACAGCCAGCGGGAGCGCCGCTGGATTGTGCAGGAGGAACTCAtttcagagctggagctggcccaTCCAGCCAGAATAATGTGATGCAGACCATGGATTACCTAAGTGGGGACTTCCAGCAGTCCTGCTTCCGAGACCAgagcatggctgtgctgggaaaagtCCATCGGCCTCCCATGAACCGAGCACCTGAACCAACCGATAGTCGAAATCTTCATATTCAACACCCAGGGTATAGATAG
- the FAM222B gene encoding protein FAM222B isoform X1, whose amino-acid sequence MLACLPGPGDLSFQLLSYTQMNTGLQKWDTTQKMRSAQYPTPAELDAYAKKVANNPLTIKIFPNSVKVPQRKHIRRTVNGLDTSGQRYSPYPSQATTKTGLLAIVKSPAKGIIKDFDGTRARLLPEAMMNPPSTPYVAPSTLPHPQALARQQALQHAQTLPHPQSIPQHPQGIPQQPSLPHPQGIPQALPHPQSMQQPQGLQHPQSMAHQSLQHAPNPLLQPGLHGGRKMPDADAPPNVTVSTSTIPLSMAATLQQNQPPDLSSIVHQINQFCQARAGISTTSVCEGQIANPSPISRNLLINASTRVSTHNVPTPMPSCVVNPVDHTAAAIPPASVNVPMVNINRVPPAYQNEIKSVAWNQHQLAHLQQMCGDAAGPAGLAGKHPQREIAGQSFPGKTSNYPQELCMSQSFSLKPPIEKPTPSPPMNGLQGPLPYTNGHYFQPLWNNILPTPNSDSSGSQDLAMPFHGGQPAGAPLDCAGGTHFRAGAGPSSQNNVMQTMDYLSGDFQQSCFRDQSMAVLGKVHRPPMNRAPEPTDSRNLHIQHPGYR is encoded by the exons ATGCTGGCCTGTCTGCCAGGACCAGGCGACCTCTCCTTTCAGCTTCTTTCTTACACGCAGATGAACACTGGACTTCAGAAAT ggGACACTACACAGAAAATGAGATCTGCACAGTATCCTACCCCAGCAGAATTGGATGCTTATGCTAAGAAGGTCGCCAACAATCCACTGACTATAAAAATCTTTCCGAACAGCGTCAAGGTTCCCCAGAGGAAACACATACGCCGTACTGTGAACGGACTCGATACTTCGGGCCAGAGGTACAGCCCCTACCCATCTCAGGCCACCACGAAAACGGGCCTGCTGGCCATAGTCAAATCCCCAGCGAAAGGAATCATCAAGGACTTTGACGGGACGCGGGCGCGCCTGCTGCCGGAGGCGATGATGAACCCCCCCTCCACGCCCTACGTTGCACCAAGCACTTTACCCCACCCGCAGGCGCTCGCTCGCCAGCAGGCTCTCCAGCATGCACAGACTTTGCCGCACCCCCAGAGCATCCCGCAGCACCCTCAGGGTATTCCACAGCAACCCAGCTTACCGCACCCTCAGGGGATCCCGCAGGCGCTGCCGCACCCGCAGAGCATGCAGCAGCCGCAGGGCTTGCAGCACCCTCAGAGCATGGCAcaccagagcctgcagcacGCCCCCAACCCGCTGCTGCAGCCGGGTTTACATGGAGGCAGAAAGATGCCGGATGCAGACGCGCCGCCGAATGTGACCGTGTCTACCTCAACCATTCCCCTCTCTATGGCTGCCACCCTGCAGCAGAACCAGCCGCCCGACCTGAGCAGCATTGTGCACCAGATTAACCAGTTCTGCCAGGCCAGAGCTGGCATTAGCACTACCTCAGTGTGTGAGGGACAGATTGCAAACCCCAGCCCTATAAGTCGCAACCTGCTTATCAATGCAAGTACCAGGGTATCTACTCACAATGTCCCTACACCCATGCCTTCCTGTGTAGTAAACCCTGTCGACCATACTGCTGCTGCTattcctcctgcctctgttAATGTGCCCATGGTCAATATTAACAGGGTGCCACCCGCCTACCAGAACGAAATCAAATCGGTTGCGTGGAACCAGCACCAGCTTGCACATCTGCAGCAAATGtgtggggatgctgctgggccTGCTGGACTCGCAGGGAAGCACCCTCAGAGAGAGATTGCAGGGCAGAGTTTCCCTGGCAAAACCTCCAACTACCCTCAAGAACTGTGCATGAGCCAGTCCTTCAGCTTGAAGCCCCCCATCGAGAAGCCTACGCCTTCTCCGCCTATGAATGGGTTGCAGGGACCTTTGCCATACACCAATGGGCACtatttccagcccctctggaatAACATTCTGCCCACGCCCAACAGTGACAGCTCTGGGTCCCAGGACCTCGCCATGCCTTTCCACGGGGGACAGCCAGCGGGAGCGCCGCTGGATTGTGCAGGAGGAACTCAtttcagagctggagctggcccaTCCAGCCAGAATAATGTGATGCAGACCATGGATTACCTAAGTGGGGACTTCCAGCAGTCCTGCTTCCGAGACCAgagcatggctgtgctgggaaaagtCCATCGGCCTCCCATGAACCGAGCACCTGAACCAACCGATAGTCGAAATCTTCATATTCAACACCCAGGGTATAGATAG
- the FAM222B gene encoding protein FAM222B isoform X3 — MRSAQYPTPAELDAYAKKVANNPLTIKIFPNSVKVPQRKHIRRTVNGLDTSGQRYSPYPSQATTKTGLLAIVKSPAKGIIKDFDGTRARLLPEAMMNPPSTPYVAPSTLPHPQALARQQALQHAQTLPHPQSIPQHPQGIPQQPSLPHPQGIPQALPHPQSMQQPQGLQHPQSMAHQSLQHAPNPLLQPGLHGGRKMPDADAPPNVTVSTSTIPLSMAATLQQNQPPDLSSIVHQINQFCQARAGISTTSVCEGQIANPSPISRNLLINASTRVSTHNVPTPMPSCVVNPVDHTAAAIPPASVNVPMVNINRVPPAYQNEIKSVAWNQHQLAHLQQMCGDAAGPAGLAGKHPQREIAGQSFPGKTSNYPQELCMSQSFSLKPPIEKPTPSPPMNGLQGPLPYTNGHYFQPLWNNILPTPNSDSSGSQDLAMPFHGGQPAGAPLDCAGGTHFRAGAGPSSQNNVMQTMDYLSGDFQQSCFRDQSMAVLGKVHRPPMNRAPEPTDSRNLHIQHPGYR; from the coding sequence ATGAGATCTGCACAGTATCCTACCCCAGCAGAATTGGATGCTTATGCTAAGAAGGTCGCCAACAATCCACTGACTATAAAAATCTTTCCGAACAGCGTCAAGGTTCCCCAGAGGAAACACATACGCCGTACTGTGAACGGACTCGATACTTCGGGCCAGAGGTACAGCCCCTACCCATCTCAGGCCACCACGAAAACGGGCCTGCTGGCCATAGTCAAATCCCCAGCGAAAGGAATCATCAAGGACTTTGACGGGACGCGGGCGCGCCTGCTGCCGGAGGCGATGATGAACCCCCCCTCCACGCCCTACGTTGCACCAAGCACTTTACCCCACCCGCAGGCGCTCGCTCGCCAGCAGGCTCTCCAGCATGCACAGACTTTGCCGCACCCCCAGAGCATCCCGCAGCACCCTCAGGGTATTCCACAGCAACCCAGCTTACCGCACCCTCAGGGGATCCCGCAGGCGCTGCCGCACCCGCAGAGCATGCAGCAGCCGCAGGGCTTGCAGCACCCTCAGAGCATGGCAcaccagagcctgcagcacGCCCCCAACCCGCTGCTGCAGCCGGGTTTACATGGAGGCAGAAAGATGCCGGATGCAGACGCGCCGCCGAATGTGACCGTGTCTACCTCAACCATTCCCCTCTCTATGGCTGCCACCCTGCAGCAGAACCAGCCGCCCGACCTGAGCAGCATTGTGCACCAGATTAACCAGTTCTGCCAGGCCAGAGCTGGCATTAGCACTACCTCAGTGTGTGAGGGACAGATTGCAAACCCCAGCCCTATAAGTCGCAACCTGCTTATCAATGCAAGTACCAGGGTATCTACTCACAATGTCCCTACACCCATGCCTTCCTGTGTAGTAAACCCTGTCGACCATACTGCTGCTGCTattcctcctgcctctgttAATGTGCCCATGGTCAATATTAACAGGGTGCCACCCGCCTACCAGAACGAAATCAAATCGGTTGCGTGGAACCAGCACCAGCTTGCACATCTGCAGCAAATGtgtggggatgctgctgggccTGCTGGACTCGCAGGGAAGCACCCTCAGAGAGAGATTGCAGGGCAGAGTTTCCCTGGCAAAACCTCCAACTACCCTCAAGAACTGTGCATGAGCCAGTCCTTCAGCTTGAAGCCCCCCATCGAGAAGCCTACGCCTTCTCCGCCTATGAATGGGTTGCAGGGACCTTTGCCATACACCAATGGGCACtatttccagcccctctggaatAACATTCTGCCCACGCCCAACAGTGACAGCTCTGGGTCCCAGGACCTCGCCATGCCTTTCCACGGGGGACAGCCAGCGGGAGCGCCGCTGGATTGTGCAGGAGGAACTCAtttcagagctggagctggcccaTCCAGCCAGAATAATGTGATGCAGACCATGGATTACCTAAGTGGGGACTTCCAGCAGTCCTGCTTCCGAGACCAgagcatggctgtgctgggaaaagtCCATCGGCCTCCCATGAACCGAGCACCTGAACCAACCGATAGTCGAAATCTTCATATTCAACACCCAGGGTATAGATAG